In candidate division WOR-3 bacterium, a single window of DNA contains:
- a CDS encoding riboflavin synthase, whose protein sequence is MFTGIVEEKGKILNITKGRLQKIDIQSNLEVEPGDSIAIQGICLTVTKTIKNGFSVEVMEQTKGRTTLHYWKAGEYVNLERALTFDGHIGGHIVLGHIDEIARIIKIKENEYYFQISPENTKYLISRGCIAIDGVSLTIGDICRNTFSVFLITHTLNNTTLGNRKVGDFVNIEYDYLAKIIRKINQQ, encoded by the coding sequence ATGTTCACAGGAATAGTTGAGGAAAAGGGCAAAATTTTAAATATAACCAAAGGTAGATTGCAAAAGATTGATATTCAGTCAAATTTGGAAGTAGAACCCGGTGACAGCATTGCTATCCAGGGTATATGTTTGACCGTTACCAAGACTATAAAAAATGGGTTTTCTGTAGAGGTAATGGAACAAACAAAAGGCAGGACAACATTGCACTACTGGAAAGCAGGAGAATATGTAAATCTGGAACGGGCACTTACTTTTGATGGGCACATCGGCGGGCACATCGTTCTTGGGCATATTGATGAGATCGCACGCATAATAAAGATCAAAGAAAATGAATATTATTTTCAAATTTCTCCGGAGAATACGAAATATCTGATTTCCAGAGGCTGTATTGCAATTGATGGTGTAAGTCTGACCATTGGCGATATTTGCCGTAACACCTTCTCAGTATTCCTAATTACCCACACCCTAAATAATACCACACTCGGCAACCGAAAGGTCGGAGACTTTGTTAATATTGAATACGATTACCTTGCAAAAATCATTAGAAAAATAAATCAACAATAA
- a CDS encoding YitT family protein encodes MSIIFLIIGTIFYSLSYAIFLIPHNIVPGGISGLAMVLHILFKTPVGIMVILLNIPLFILAIRILGFSLGAKSVITIIVTNLLIDFLTYTIKVPTPTGNVILASIYGGVMLGIGLGLIFRGGANTGGTDIIGQILNRFTSFSVGIWILIVDTIIITLAGFVTNSIELALLGYLALFLSTRVIDLILEGIDYARAAFVISEHTEKIIEGIYQKLGRGITILDGFSPYTKAKRPVIMCVITKRETENFKKLVKSIDEKAFVILTDVFEVLGHGFRPRV; translated from the coding sequence ATGAGTATCATTTTTTTAATCATTGGCACGATATTTTATAGTTTGAGTTATGCGATTTTTCTTATTCCTCATAACATTGTCCCCGGGGGTATTTCAGGGCTGGCAATGGTGTTGCACATTCTTTTCAAAACGCCAGTTGGAATTATGGTAATTTTGCTCAACATTCCTTTATTCATACTTGCAATCAGAATTTTAGGCTTTTCTCTTGGTGCTAAATCCGTCATTACGATAATTGTTACTAATTTATTGATAGATTTTTTAACTTACACAATCAAGGTTCCTACACCAACGGGTAATGTCATTCTTGCTTCAATATATGGCGGAGTGATGTTGGGTATTGGTTTGGGTTTGATATTTCGAGGTGGGGCAAATACAGGTGGTACTGATATTATCGGGCAGATATTGAATCGTTTTACAAGTTTCTCGGTTGGAATATGGATATTGATTGTGGATACAATAATAATAACACTGGCGGGTTTCGTCACTAATTCAATAGAACTTGCTTTGCTGGGTTATCTTGCACTTTTTCTTTCTACCAGAGTCATTGATTTAATACTTGAAGGCATAGACTATGCACGTGCTGCATTTGTTATTAGTGAACATACAGAAAAAATCATAGAAGGAATTTATCAGAAGTTAGGCAGGGGTATTACAATACTTGATGGTTTCTCACCATATACAAAGGCGAAAAGGCCGGTTATTATGTGTGTAATTACGAAAAGAGAAACCGAAAATTTTAAAAAATTGGTAAAGAGTATTGATGAAAAAGCATTTGTTATATTGACTGATGTATTTGAAGTTCTCGGGCATGGTTTTAGACCTCGGGTATAG
- the cysK gene encoding cysteine synthase A, whose product MKIANDITELIGKTPLVKINKITKDCVATVIAKLEYFNPLHSVKDRIGYAMIRDAEEKGLINKDTVIIEPTSGNTGIGLAFVCAIKGYRLILTMPESMSIERRKLLKMLGAEIVLTPAEKGMNGAVEKAKEIAKKTPNAFIPDQFKNPANPAIHYKTTAQEIWDDTDGMVDFAVAGIGTGGTITGIGKFLKAKKSQVKIVGVEPEKSAVLSGGQPGQHKIQGIGAGFIPDILSIDLIDEIIKVKEQDAIKMTRRLAKEEGIFCGISSGAAMWAGIEIAKRSENKNKMIVVILPDTGERYLSTELFEE is encoded by the coding sequence ATGAAAATAGCAAACGATATAACCGAATTGATCGGCAAAACACCTTTGGTTAAAATCAATAAGATTACCAAAGATTGCGTAGCAACCGTTATTGCAAAACTCGAGTATTTTAATCCACTCCATAGCGTAAAAGACCGCATAGGTTATGCAATGATAAGAGATGCTGAAGAGAAAGGATTAATAAACAAGGATACGGTTATCATTGAACCAACTTCAGGTAATACGGGTATTGGACTTGCATTTGTCTGTGCAATAAAGGGTTATCGCTTGATTCTAACAATGCCTGAATCAATGAGTATTGAAAGGAGAAAATTACTCAAAATGCTCGGTGCAGAGATAGTCTTAACCCCTGCCGAGAAAGGAATGAATGGCGCAGTAGAAAAAGCGAAAGAAATTGCTAAAAAAACACCAAACGCATTCATTCCTGACCAGTTTAAAAATCCAGCAAATCCTGCAATTCATTATAAAACAACCGCCCAAGAAATCTGGGATGATACAGATGGAATGGTTGATTTTGCTGTTGCGGGTATTGGAACCGGCGGAACAATCACTGGAATTGGTAAATTTCTGAAAGCCAAGAAATCACAGGTAAAAATAGTCGGTGTGGAACCTGAAAAATCAGCGGTTCTTTCAGGTGGTCAACCTGGGCAACACAAAATTCAAGGTATAGGTGCTGGATTTATACCCGATATTTTAAGCATTGATTTGATAGATGAAATAATCAAAGTAAAAGAACAAGATGCAATAAAAATGACACGCAGACTTGCGAAGGAAGAAGGAATCTTTTGTGGAATTTCTTCAGGTGCGGCAATGTGGGCAGGAATTGAAATAGCAAAAAGGAGTGAAAATAAAAATAAAATGATTGTGGTAATTTTACCTGATACAGGTGAGCGTTATTTATCCACTGAATTGTTTGAAGAATAA
- a CDS encoding RNA-binding protein translates to MNIYVGNLSRDVTNDDLRKVFETYGKVLSAIVIKDKFTGESRGFGFVEMSDNNEAKNAMQSLNNTILKGRPMNINEARPRADKRKKFIRRKRERRY, encoded by the coding sequence ATGAATATCTATGTGGGCAACCTGTCGCGGGATGTTACTAATGATGACCTGCGCAAGGTATTTGAAACATACGGTAAGGTATTATCTGCAATAGTTATAAAGGATAAGTTCACAGGCGAGTCAAGAGGATTTGGCTTTGTAGAAATGTCTGATAATAATGAAGCAAAGAATGCAATGCAATCACTCAACAATACCATCCTTAAAGGTAGGCCTATGAACATAAACGAAGCCCGCCCAAGGGCTGACAAAAGGAAGAAATTTATTAGAAGGAAAAGAGAGAGAAGATATTGA
- a CDS encoding prolipoprotein diacylglyceryl transferase family protein: protein MNYLATIDTATMAGIYPRFYLLAVYTGFAIVIYEVYRRKLPLLPMLITMVWGLIFAIIGSKLLTLAPGEFFARIKAGSILSVHERVYIGWLIGGMIGIKIFRKILGFKFDLFDIFAFALPAGFALMRIGCLFGGCCFGKPADLPWTIVYARHSPCYNYHLYNDMLNPNAPISLPVHPAQIYEIIAMIIIIFLLLYLRPHLKKQGSLGYSYLVLHSIFRFFIDFTKEGGSYILGLKSMQWLLLFVIPTGILFILWRERNCRLKDICIFEEKPFLLNFILYLPAPIFLLFPKNWLTPAEFKVLLIFNLFVTGVFIYSAVKYLFHRYKIFIRIPVAIASIAILESSLDTTIAKDSLKDIFYIDLDGGYMKGTYAEICGGFIPYQAGGVGSGVYLKDRFHTIYGINVKGYLYDEKYSNLRFGCAGNFIFNHRYIGFDLGAGKVFNCDIAYPSIGLRLGPRDKAFVEGEFLKHKPSDLPIPPLKLGIGIGSGNLKNDTHFRFGISLLEGFYASPVIYLFNNRLKINPYFAGGMQGDIYQINLDIGYRYYFKD from the coding sequence ATGAATTATTTGGCAACGATTGACACTGCAACAATGGCTGGCATATATCCCAGATTTTATTTACTTGCTGTATATACTGGTTTTGCAATTGTTATTTATGAAGTATATCGTAGAAAATTGCCTTTGTTACCTATGCTCATTACGATGGTCTGGGGCTTGATATTTGCCATCATTGGCTCTAAACTACTTACCCTTGCTCCCGGAGAATTTTTTGCCCGCATTAAGGCAGGTTCAATATTGTCGGTCCATGAGAGGGTCTACATTGGATGGCTCATTGGGGGAATGATCGGTATAAAAATTTTTAGAAAAATCCTTGGCTTCAAATTTGACCTATTTGATATCTTTGCATTTGCATTGCCTGCTGGTTTTGCCCTGATGCGTATCGGTTGTCTGTTCGGTGGTTGTTGTTTTGGGAAACCGGCAGATCTTCCCTGGACGATTGTCTATGCACGGCATTCACCATGTTATAACTATCATCTTTATAATGATATGCTTAACCCAAATGCTCCAATATCACTGCCAGTCCATCCTGCCCAGATCTATGAAATCATTGCAATGATTATCATAATCTTCTTGCTTCTATATTTAAGACCCCATTTAAAAAAACAAGGCAGTCTTGGTTATTCATATCTTGTGCTCCATTCAATATTTAGATTTTTTATTGATTTTACAAAAGAAGGGGGGAGTTATATATTGGGATTGAAATCAATGCAATGGCTTTTGCTATTTGTAATACCAACCGGTATTCTCTTTATATTGTGGCGCGAAAGGAATTGCAGATTGAAGGATATTTGTATTTTTGAGGAGAAACCGTTTTTATTGAATTTTATATTATATCTCCCTGCCCCTATATTTCTATTATTCCCGAAAAACTGGCTCACACCTGCTGAATTTAAAGTTCTTTTGATTTTCAATCTTTTTGTCACAGGAGTTTTCATATATAGTGCCGTAAAATATTTATTTCACCGCTATAAAATTTTTATACGGATTCCGGTCGCCATTGCGAGTATCGCAATCCTTGAATCAAGCCTTGATACAACGATAGCAAAAGATTCATTGAAGGATATCTTTTATATTGACCTTGATGGTGGATATATGAAGGGTACCTATGCGGAAATCTGTGGAGGATTTATTCCATATCAAGCAGGTGGGGTAGGATCGGGTGTATATTTAAAAGATAGATTTCATACAATCTATGGAATAAATGTCAAAGGATATTTATATGATGAAAAATATTCCAACCTTCGGTTTGGCTGTGCTGGAAATTTTATATTTAATCACCGATATATTGGTTTTGACCTTGGGGCAGGAAAAGTTTTTAATTGTGATATCGCCTATCCAAGCATTGGCTTGAGATTGGGACCGCGCGATAAGGCATTCGTTGAAGGAGAATTTTTAAAGCACAAGCCCTCTGATTTGCCGATACCGCCGCTAAAATTAGGAATCGGCATCGGTTCCGGTAATTTAAAGAATGACACTCATTTCCGCTTTGGAATTTCTTTACTTGAAGGTTTCTATGCAAGTCCGGTTATATATCTTTTCAATAATCGGTTGAAGATTAATCCATATTTTGCAGGAGGGATGCAAGGCGATATTTATCAAATCAATTTGGACATCGGCTATCGGTATTATTTTAAAGATTAG
- a CDS encoding energy transducer TonB — MVLDLGYRKSLIILWILSLILSCSAKRKFFAPVLLEYRIIYPDMAREMGLEGKVVLGVLINEVGSVEKVRILKSSTSVLLDSAALETAYTFKFSPAMIGHRPVKTWVNLPVEFKFEEVKPEEWLLEVKALQKNISQDYRESLIMDLYKLYKKLIFSPKKSIEIKVNDFIKLAVLDRTAKLWDGYWKLYPATPILFFDIIYRYPDSYARFEAEEEFKKFFEREAITIRSTLPQVAADTLIMRLKNAIEKL; from the coding sequence ATGGTTTTAGACCTCGGGTATAGGAAGTCATTAATTATACTCTGGATATTAAGTTTAATATTATCCTGTTCAGCAAAAAGGAAATTTTTTGCACCGGTTTTGCTGGAGTATAGAATTATTTATCCTGATATGGCAAGAGAGATGGGACTGGAGGGCAAAGTAGTCCTTGGCGTGTTGATAAACGAAGTTGGTAGTGTTGAAAAGGTTCGCATTTTGAAATCTTCTACCAGTGTTCTGCTCGATTCGGCAGCGCTTGAGACTGCTTATACTTTCAAATTTTCACCCGCAATGATAGGGCACAGACCGGTAAAAACCTGGGTCAATCTGCCGGTGGAATTTAAGTTTGAAGAAGTTAAACCTGAAGAATGGCTCTTAGAAGTTAAAGCATTGCAGAAAAACATTTCTCAGGATTATAGAGAAAGTCTGATAATGGATTTATATAAACTATATAAAAAACTTATTTTTTCGCCCAAAAAGTCCATTGAAATAAAAGTAAACGATTTTATAAAACTTGCAGTATTAGATAGAACTGCAAAATTATGGGATGGATACTGGAAATTGTATCCTGCAACACCTATTTTGTTTTTTGATATTATATATCGCTACCCGGATTCCTATGCACGATTCGAGGCGGAAGAAGAATTTAAAAAATTCTTTGAACGAGAAGCAATCACAATACGCTCCACACTTCCACAGGTCGCTGCTGATACATTGATTATGCGTCTGAAAAACGCTATAGAAAAACTTTGA
- the ribD gene encoding bifunctional diaminohydroxyphosphoribosylaminopyrimidine deaminase/5-amino-6-(5-phosphoribosylamino)uracil reductase RibD has translation MTQNDLDIRFMYEALSLAKRGWGKTSINPLVGAVVVKDNKILGRGFHRKIGEAHAETVALLEAGSKAEGATLYVNLEPCTCKGRTPPCVEQIIKSKIKRVVIGMKDPNPLVNGTGVKTLIENNINTIVGILEKEAQELNRFYTKYITTKMPYIILKIAVSQDGKISGFPQKYITSETSRRYVHSLRSQVDAILVGINTIINDNPFLNDRFIGRNNPTRIVIDPHLKIPMTANFLKEDARRIIITSEKENVKKIKCLQDAGVEIIFLNGDYYPIKNIFGIIAEHNIASVMVEGGGILFSQILNKKFYDELYIFVSPETVGTENINFLLENNIELKEMEEFKIGEDKLYVHRNS, from the coding sequence ATGACTCAGAATGACCTTGATATACGATTTATGTATGAAGCGCTTTCACTGGCAAAAAGGGGTTGGGGAAAAACATCTATAAATCCTCTTGTTGGGGCTGTGGTTGTTAAAGATAATAAAATCTTAGGAAGGGGTTTCCATCGTAAGATTGGCGAAGCGCATGCTGAAACAGTTGCCCTCCTTGAAGCAGGTTCAAAGGCTGAAGGCGCAACTTTATATGTGAACCTTGAACCCTGTACCTGTAAAGGAAGAACCCCACCCTGTGTTGAACAAATCATAAAGTCAAAGATAAAAAGAGTAGTTATCGGAATGAAGGATCCGAATCCCCTGGTGAACGGAACGGGTGTAAAGACTCTAATAGAAAATAACATCAATACCATTGTAGGGATATTAGAAAAAGAGGCACAAGAACTGAATAGATTTTATACAAAATATATTACAACGAAAATGCCTTATATAATATTAAAAATTGCTGTCTCACAGGACGGAAAAATTTCAGGATTTCCTCAAAAATATATTACATCTGAAACATCAAGAAGATATGTCCATTCGTTAAGAAGTCAGGTGGATGCAATTTTGGTAGGAATAAATACAATTATAAATGATAACCCATTTTTGAATGACCGTTTTATCGGAAGAAATAATCCGACACGGATTGTTATTGATCCACATTTAAAAATACCAATGACAGCAAATTTTTTGAAGGAAGATGCCAGACGCATAATTATCACAAGTGAAAAGGAAAATGTAAAAAAAATCAAATGCCTTCAAGATGCCGGGGTTGAAATCATATTCTTAAATGGGGACTATTACCCCATAAAAAATATCTTTGGGATCATTGCCGAACATAATATAGCATCAGTTATGGTAGAAGGTGGCGGTATTCTTTTTTCACAAATTTTGAATAAAAAATTCTATGATGAATTATATATATTTGTTTCACCAGAGACGGTTGGAACAGAAAATATAAATTTTCTCTTGGAAAATAACATTGAATTGAAAGAAATGGAAGAATTCAAAATCGGGGAGGATAAATTATATGTTCACAGGAATAGTTGA
- a CDS encoding tetratricopeptide repeat protein, with translation MKKAISLKLQYVVILIILNVILYIQSLHFDFIWDDRSLILQNRSVQNPSKIMDAFKTSIKVFGEDYGFYRPITIITYTIDNLIWDKKPFGFHLSNIIIHILVVINIFYLISWLFNLQKGFFASLIFTTFAVHIENVVFISGRMDSLATLFMLIALNIYFASNTPLFLKMSVFSISLFFALLSKEIAYIFPFIFILLVLFKYPKTIRITHFRFGGSIIIVIFIFYFLLKTLLIKNILSPPQSGFTFLQRIIMIPQIIVFYLQILLFPFNLNARHYHFLSNNVHLDKFMINFIILMVLIFLLLRVKKNHQILLGSLWFIIGLIPVLNIFPLSGMPVAERFLYFPSIGIAILIAGLIPDKISCFFSNLKNVLASLIFLFIFISNIIFTLLRIPIWSNEEKFFITMIMQNPDAPLGYHNLGHFYYRQGIWHKAEQYYKKAISINPYFPAPHASLGDLYSRIGKYKEAITEYKIYLKLSPNATNRNAVIARIGEIERLSSSKPEE, from the coding sequence ATGAAAAAAGCAATATCTTTGAAATTACAATATGTAGTAATTTTAATTATATTAAATGTAATCCTTTATATACAGAGCTTGCATTTTGATTTTATCTGGGATGATCGTTCTTTAATTTTACAGAATCGAAGTGTTCAGAATCCATCAAAAATTATGGATGCATTTAAAACAAGCATTAAGGTGTTTGGTGAAGACTATGGATTTTATAGACCAATAACAATCATTACATATACAATTGATAACCTGATATGGGACAAAAAACCATTCGGATTTCACTTATCAAATATTATTATCCATATACTTGTTGTGATAAATATTTTTTATTTAATAAGTTGGCTCTTCAATCTCCAAAAAGGGTTCTTTGCCTCTTTAATATTCACTACATTTGCAGTGCATATTGAAAATGTTGTATTCATAAGCGGCCGCATGGATTCTCTCGCTACCCTGTTTATGTTGATTGCCCTCAACATCTATTTTGCAAGTAATACACCATTATTCCTGAAAATGTCTGTATTTTCAATCTCTTTATTTTTTGCACTACTCTCAAAGGAAATTGCATACATATTTCCTTTTATATTTATACTTCTGGTTTTATTTAAATATCCAAAGACTATCCGTATTACTCATTTTAGATTTGGCGGTTCAATAATTATTGTCATATTTATTTTCTATTTTTTATTAAAAACTCTCCTTATCAAAAATATATTATCTCCCCCCCAATCTGGATTTACATTTCTTCAGAGAATTATTATGATCCCACAAATCATTGTTTTTTATTTACAAATTCTTTTATTCCCTTTCAATTTGAATGCCCGACATTATCACTTTCTATCCAACAATGTTCATTTAGATAAATTTATGATAAACTTTATAATCCTGATGGTCTTGATCTTTTTATTATTGCGAGTTAAGAAAAATCACCAAATTCTTTTAGGAAGTCTCTGGTTTATAATTGGACTAATACCAGTTTTGAATATCTTTCCTTTATCAGGTATGCCGGTAGCTGAAAGATTTCTTTATTTCCCATCAATTGGTATTGCTATACTAATCGCTGGGCTTATACCGGATAAAATATCATGTTTCTTCTCTAATTTAAAGAATGTTTTAGCGTCGTTGATTTTTCTTTTTATTTTTATATCTAATATAATTTTTACATTATTACGAATCCCAATTTGGAGTAACGAAGAGAAATTCTTTATAACAATGATAATGCAAAATCCTGACGCACCCCTTGGATATCATAACCTTGGACATTTCTATTACCGGCAAGGTATATGGCACAAAGCCGAGCAGTATTATAAAAAAGCAATTTCAATCAACCCTTATTTCCCTGCACCACATGCTTCCCTTGGAGATCTATATAGCCGAATTGGAAAATATAAAGAAGCAATCACTGAATACAAAATTTACTTAAAATTATCACCAAATGCAACAAACCGAAATGCAGTAATCGCAAGGATTGGAGAGATTGAACGACTCTCGTCTAGTAAACCAGAAGAATAG
- the ileS gene encoding isoleucine--tRNA ligase — translation MNFKPVNKELNFPELEHRILEFWEKTNIFSLYKNKNKGRKKWSFQDGPITANNPMGVHHAWGRTYKDIFQRYKTMKGFEQRYQNGFDCQGLWVEVEVEKELGFTSKRDIEKYGIDKFVLKCQERVHKYSMVQTEQSIRLGMWMDWGEWKTSLDDRDWLKKSHSYYTMSEVNNYTIWYFLKKCYERGLIYKGTDVMPWCARCGTAISDMEIATEGYQELTHKAIFVRFPLKDRKDEYLLVWTTTPWTLTSNTGVAVHPDFIYVKVKNNGAIYYLAKNLVRVLKGNYEIMAEMPGKDLLNLVYDGPFDHLPAQKEVIHKVIPWEEISESEGTGLVHIAPGCGKEDFALGKEFGLKTIAPLDELGYYIEGFDWLSGRNVNEVTEAIIEDLQKRGILYNVEDYTHRYPVCWRCDSELIFRLVDEWYISMDTLRYEIAEVAKKVERWIPEWGLDRELDWLRNMADWCISKKRYWGLALPIWECSCGHFTVIGSKDELKLKAVEGWKEFEGHTPHRPWIDKIRIKCEKCGKLMSRIPDVGNPWLDAGIVPYSTMRPPEDMHNLYNGYPNDKSYWEQWFPADFITECFPGQFRNWFYAILTMSTVLENKPPFKVLLGHALVRDEHGEEMHKSKGNAIWFDDAAEKMGADVMRWMFAKHNPVQNLNFGYGPAEEIKRNLLTLWNVYSFFITYANIDNFNPIGKKLAKENLTKLDRWILSRTYSLIKNCDSYYDKYDVAAVVKEVEYYFDELSNWYLRRNRRRFWKSENDLDKETAYLVLYNCLLNLLKIISPIIPFWTEDMYQNLVRSVDPNAPLSIHLCDFPVVDESMINQELENEIALIRKIVSMGRSARNKVNIKVRQPLGEIRICLPVGEQKLDESAINTILEELNIKKAQSVSNADELYIYGLNPKFDRLGPKYGALSRKVGEWIKGLGEKEAKEFVKTGLLNNNFDGRLIEITKEDVEIKKQEVPNWVIIEEDNIVVAINTAITEDLEAEGLVREFIHKIQLMRKEADFNLTDRIKIYYQCPDKLKSAINKNLDYLKGETLAVEVIEREEAGEIHRELEINGIPVKVGLSRINK, via the coding sequence ATGAATTTTAAGCCTGTTAATAAGGAATTGAATTTTCCAGAACTTGAACACCGGATATTAGAATTTTGGGAAAAGACCAATATTTTTTCTTTATATAAGAATAAAAACAAGGGCAGAAAAAAATGGTCTTTTCAGGACGGACCTATTACTGCAAATAATCCAATGGGCGTGCATCATGCCTGGGGTAGAACTTATAAAGATATTTTCCAAAGGTATAAAACAATGAAGGGATTTGAACAAAGATATCAGAACGGTTTTGACTGCCAGGGATTATGGGTAGAGGTTGAAGTTGAAAAAGAACTTGGTTTCACTTCTAAACGGGATATTGAAAAATATGGAATAGATAAATTTGTCCTTAAATGCCAGGAACGGGTCCATAAGTATTCTATGGTCCAAACCGAACAGTCAATCCGACTTGGGATGTGGATGGATTGGGGAGAATGGAAAACAAGTCTGGATGATAGAGATTGGTTAAAGAAGAGCCATTCATATTATACAATGAGCGAAGTTAATAACTATACTATATGGTATTTTCTAAAAAAATGCTATGAACGTGGTTTGATTTATAAAGGAACAGATGTAATGCCCTGGTGTGCGAGGTGCGGAACCGCTATAAGCGATATGGAGATTGCAACCGAAGGATATCAAGAGTTAACTCACAAGGCAATCTTCGTGCGCTTTCCGTTAAAAGACAGAAAAGATGAATATCTCCTGGTCTGGACCACCACGCCCTGGACATTGACTTCAAATACTGGAGTTGCAGTCCACCCAGATTTTATATATGTCAAAGTGAAAAATAATGGTGCAATATATTATCTGGCAAAAAATCTTGTCAGAGTATTGAAGGGGAATTATGAAATAATGGCAGAGATGCCGGGGAAGGATTTATTAAATCTGGTATACGACGGACCTTTTGATCATCTTCCTGCCCAGAAAGAAGTAATTCACAAAGTAATCCCCTGGGAAGAAATCAGCGAAAGTGAAGGAACAGGACTTGTTCATATTGCGCCAGGATGTGGTAAAGAGGATTTTGCCCTTGGCAAAGAATTTGGGCTTAAAACAATTGCACCTCTTGATGAACTTGGATATTATATTGAAGGCTTTGATTGGCTCAGTGGCAGAAATGTAAACGAAGTAACTGAGGCAATTATTGAAGATCTGCAAAAAAGAGGTATTTTATACAACGTAGAGGATTATACACATCGTTACCCAGTATGCTGGCGTTGTGACAGTGAATTGATATTCAGGCTTGTAGATGAATGGTATATTTCAATGGATACCTTACGATACGAAATTGCTGAAGTTGCAAAAAAAGTTGAACGTTGGATTCCAGAATGGGGTCTTGATAGAGAACTTGACTGGCTCAGGAATATGGCTGACTGGTGTATCTCAAAGAAAAGATATTGGGGACTTGCCCTACCCATCTGGGAGTGTTCCTGTGGGCATTTTACTGTTATTGGTTCAAAAGATGAGTTAAAACTAAAGGCAGTTGAAGGTTGGAAAGAATTTGAAGGGCATACGCCCCATAGACCGTGGATTGACAAAATAAGAATTAAATGTGAAAAGTGTGGCAAATTGATGTCCCGGATTCCGGATGTAGGTAATCCATGGCTTGATGCTGGCATAGTTCCATACTCAACTATGAGGCCACCTGAAGATATGCATAATCTCTATAATGGCTATCCAAATGATAAATCATATTGGGAACAATGGTTCCCTGCAGATTTTATCACCGAGTGTTTCCCTGGTCAATTCCGGAACTGGTTTTACGCAATTTTAACAATGAGCACAGTCCTTGAAAATAAGCCACCATTTAAAGTCCTGCTTGGACATGCACTTGTGCGCGATGAACATGGTGAAGAAATGCATAAAAGCAAGGGTAATGCAATCTGGTTTGATGATGCCGCAGAAAAAATGGGCGCGGATGTAATGCGCTGGATGTTTGCCAAGCACAATCCTGTTCAAAATCTTAATTTTGGATACGGACCCGCTGAAGAAATTAAACGTAATCTTTTAACCCTGTGGAATGTCTATTCTTTCTTTATTACTTATGCCAATATTGATAATTTCAATCCAATAGGTAAGAAATTAGCAAAAGAAAATTTAACAAAACTCGACCGTTGGATACTCTCACGGACATATTCGCTTATTAAAAATTGTGATTCTTATTATGATAAATACGATGTTGCTGCAGTAGTAAAAGAAGTTGAATATTACTTTGATGAACTTTCAAATTGGTATTTACGCAGAAATCGCAGACGTTTTTGGAAATCAGAAAATGACCTTGACAAGGAAACAGCGTATCTTGTTCTATATAACTGTCTTTTAAACTTACTCAAAATCATTTCTCCAATAATCCCTTTCTGGACCGAAGATATGTATCAAAATCTAGTAAGAAGTGTTGACCCTAATGCCCCTTTGAGTATTCACCTTTGTGATTTCCCTGTAGTTGACGAATCAATGATTAACCAGGAATTAGAAAATGAAATCGCACTGATTCGGAAGATTGTTTCAATGGGTAGGTCAGCAAGAAACAAAGTAAATATTAAAGTGCGCCAACCACTTGGAGAAATCCGTATCTGTTTGCCGGTTGGAGAACAAAAACTTGATGAATCGGCAATAAATACAATCCTTGAGGAATTAAATATTAAAAAAGCGCAGTCCGTGTCAAATGCTGATGAGTTATATATCTACGGCTTAAATCCAAAGTTTGACCGGCTTGGACCTAAATATGGTGCACTGTCAAGAAAAGTTGGCGAATGGATAAAAGGGTTAGGAGAAAAAGAAGCAAAAGAATTTGTAAAAACAGGTTTATTAAATAATAATTTTGATGGTAGACTAATTGAAATCACAAAGGAAGATGTGGAAATCAAGAAACAGGAAGTACCGAATTGGGTAATCATTGAGGAAGATAACATTGTTGTAGCAATAAATACTGCAATAACTGAAGATCTGGAAGCCGAAGGATTAGTGAGAGAATTTATTCATAAAATCCAGTTAATGCGTAAAGAAGCAGATTTCAATCTTACCGACAGAATAAAAATTTATTACCAGTGTCCGGATAAATTAAAAAGTGCAATAAATAAAAATTTAGATTATTTAAAAGGTGAAACACTTGCGGTGGAAGTTATAGAGAGAGAAGAAGCTGGCGAAATCCATAGAGAACTTGAAATTAACGGCATTCCTGTTAAAGTGGGCTTATCAAGAATAAATAAATAG